The proteins below are encoded in one region of Triticum aestivum cultivar Chinese Spring chromosome 1B, IWGSC CS RefSeq v2.1, whole genome shotgun sequence:
- the LOC123140123 gene encoding formin-like protein 6: MDTHPYGRKLQSGPLVPSAPRHTLLCSHIYTDTRSDAHDTVLRYSSRNNFVLPDIYTAYIFRHAAVGVVSLRRALKLGKSPCAICAIPSPDLRSSLTLATSHLVASVVSLTRPRDNPDSWRPPWGHYATKLPRNHGPGETIFFIIGGGAIVSPVALGARHQHVPERPREAARPRRQHRLLRHHHRGVDAISPASVKGSTSARPQRVVVVRLRSARLPLRPLLRTTSVQWPYSSQTMVTLVSDNGHTMHVRWPCLCTSHIEACSVPTPPAIPRALPPFASLPPMPPYSARKCLRLRAQAPVDTAAMAAAANKLLPLTGRSRTPTPRERLHPARATAPSGLYASAPSSSPEACASPTTDAGSCWGPSVASRRHDPPSPRPHARGHASPWPLPGPSASTSNIASRLSNHAPEPAPPRNRLPPHHHPVLGRVRLPASTRPLHAGSGSHAAPRLPRPSPHRPQAGSPAGSASVRGRVLCSRRVVLPFTTIAPPRPRPSSPPVCAGSPRRSASRLQPASCAGRLRQRPGLPAPPQPGRRHLARPGRWLPPPPAPTGS, encoded by the coding sequence ATGGACACACACCCATACGGCCGCAAGCTCCAATCAGGGCCACTAGTGCCAAGTGCACCACGCCATACACTCTTGTGCTCACATATCTATACAGATACGAGGTCAGATGCCCATGACACTgtcctcagatacagctccagaaATAACTTTGTACTGCCAGACATATATACTGCATACATattcagacatgcagcagtaggagtagtatctctccggagagctttgAAGCTGGGTAAATCACCGTGTGCTATTTGTGCAATCCCGTCCCCGGATCTCCGAAGCAGTCTTACCCTCGCCACAAGCCACCTCGTGGCATCTGTCGTCTCGCTAACCCGCCCGCGAGATAAccccgacagttggcgcccaccatgggggcACTATGCTACCAAGCTGCCGCGGAACCATGGTCCGGGCGAGACCATTTTCTTCATCATCGGCGGCGGCGCcatcgtctctccggtagcgctcggggctCGACATCAACACGTCCCGGAGCGACCGCGCGAGGCGGCACGCCCTCGTCGTCAGCATCGCcttcttcgtcatcaccaccgcggcgtcgaCGCCATCTCTCCGGCGTCGGTCAAGGGCTCGACATCAGCCCGCCCCCAGCGCGTCGTCGTCGTCCGCCTTCGGTCCGCGCGCTTGCCGCTCCGGCCCTTGCTCCGCACAACCTCCGTACAATGGCCGTATTCTTCCCAGACTATGGTCACACTCGTCTCAGACAATGGCCATACAATGCATGTACGCTGGCCCTGCTTGTGCACTAGCCATATCGAGGCTTGCTCGGTGCCCACGCCGCCAGCAATCCCAAGAGCTCTGCCTCCCTTTGCCTCGCTTCCACCCATGCCTCCCTATTCTGCTCGCAAGTGCCTCCGGCTCCGGGCACAGGCACCCGTGGACACAGCAGCCATGGCTGCAGCCGCCAACAAGCTGCTGCCTCTGACGGGCCGCTCCCGTACTCCTACGCCCCGCGAGCGCCTCCACCCCGCTCGGGCCACCGCTCCCAGCGGCCTCTACGCATCCGCGCCCTCCTCATCACCGGAGGCCTGCGCCTCACCGACCACCGACGCCGGCTCGTGTTGGGGGCCTTCCGTCGCCTCACGCCGCCACGACCCCCCGTCCCCGCGCCCCCACGCGCGCGGCCACGCCTCCCCATGGCCTCTGCCTGGCCCGAGCGCCTCCACCTCCAACATCGCGTCGCGACTGTCCAACCACGCGCCCGAGCCGGCTCCGCCTCGCAACCGGCTTCCTCCACATCACCACCCCGTGCTCGGCCGGGTCCGGCTCCCCGCGTCGACCCGGCCGCTCCACGCCGGGTCCGGCTCCCACGCCGCCCCTCGGCTGCCACGCCCCTCGCCGCATCGCCCGCAGGCCGGCTCGCCAGCCGGGTCCGCCTCCGTTCGTGGTCGGGTGCTCTGCTCCCGCCGGGTCGTGCTGCCATTCACCACTATCGCTCCGCCTCGACCCCGGCCGTCATCTCCGCCGGTCTGCGCCGGCTCCCCGCGTCGGTCGGCCTCCCGGCTCCAGCCGGCCTCCTGCGCTGGCCGGCTTCGCCAGCGACCCGGCCTGCCAGCTCCCCCGCAACCCGGACGCCGGCATCTGGCGCGACCCGGCCGTTGGCTTCCGCCGCCTCCTGCTCCTACCGGCTCGTGA